The Candidatus Omnitrophota bacterium sequence CTTCATACAACCCTTTGAGCAAATCAACAGCTTGACGAATAGTTTTTCCATCAACATCTCCGAGCACTTCTTTGAATTGATCCAAAACAACCGGTTTGTCACTCACAAAAAGCAAAGCCTCAACAACTCCGCGAACATAAATTAAATCTTGATCATCCATTATTTTTTACCCTTTGCCTATAAATTTCGTTTAAAAGTTCTTCCGCATTGTTAATGTTTTCAGATCGATCTAATGCTTTTTGAATCATATCTAAAGCTTCTTGTTTTTTATATTGCAGTTGAAGCAAAACAGACAAAACTTCTTCATGAAAATCTGACGCTTCTTTTTTAACAGTCGCGCTACTCAAAGCTTTGTCTTGAATCAGGCCAAACCTTCCAACCTTACCCTGGAGTTTTGCCACGATCTCCTTAGCACGCTGCATGCCAATGCCAGGCAATGTTTTTAGAAAACTTAAATCACTATTATCAATCGCACTGACAATATCAGAAATCGGCTTGTTCAAAGCGCGAACAGCGGCACGCGGTCCAATACCCGAAACCTTGATAAACTGCTGAAAAAAATCTTTTTCAATTTCATTTAAAAAACCAACCAAAACCGGTATTCCTCGAGATGGATCGTTTCGAATATAATGGTACGTAATCAAGCTCACATAACCCTGCTCATCAACTTGACTATCAATGCGTTGCAAAACAGAATCAGGAACAATCACCTCGTAATAAATATCTTGAACCTCGAGGATGATTGCATTTTCTTGCTTCTCAAAAATCTTTCCTTTAATTCGAAAAATCATATTTTGATTCGATTAAGAGTAATGTATCCTAGCGCCAAAGCCAACGCATCGCTTGCATCCGGCGTTAAGCGCGCCTCATCAACATTTAAAAAACTTGCAACCATCGATTGCGTTTGTCTTTTAGTTGCTGATCCATTTCCGGTTAAAGCCTTTCGAATTCTCTTAACACTACTTTCTTTTAAAACAATCTTTTTTTGAGCACACAAAAGACAAATAACCCCTCGCACATGACCCAACACGGATGCTGTTGTTAGTCGCTGATGATGTGTATAAAGTTTCTCAAGGATCAAAACATCTGGCTTATACGTTGTAACAATGTCGCTCAGATTCTCATAAATCTTACAAATCCGATTCGAAAGCGTTTCAGTTGCCTTAGGCTTGATCTCGCCTGCCTCTAACAGATTTATCTTTAAGCCATCGGAATCAATAATTCCATAGCCAGTTACTCTCGAGCCAGGATCAACGCCTAAGATTCTCATTATCAATTATTCAGAAATCTTTTCCATTTCTTCATCTGAAATATCAAAATTCGCATACACCGCTTGAACATCTTCCTGATCTTCCAACGCTTCCATTAAAGACAACACTTGCTTTGCTTCATTACCTTCAACTTTAACCGTTGAATTTGGAATCATAGTCACTTCCCCAGAAACTGTTTCGATACCCTTTTCTTGGAGCGCATTCTTTACGTCCTCAAATGAAGAAGGATCTGTTATAACCTCAAAATTATCTCCCTCAAGACTCATATCTTCAGCTCCAGCCTCCAAAACAATATCCATCAACTCATCTTCTTGAGCTTTATCATTCGAGATAATAATAAGTCCTTTTTTTGTAAACATCCAAGCAGTGCTTCCTGCTCCAGCTAAACTTCCGTTTTTCTTGCTTAAAATATTTCGAATTTCCGCAACCGTTCGATTCTTATTGTCTGTAATTGTTTCAATTAAAAGCGCAACACCACCAGGAGCGTAGCCTTCGAAAACACCAGATTCATACGTAATACCTGGAAGCTCGCCGGTTCCTTTTTTAATCGCATTATCAATGTTATTGGACGGCATATTAATGCCCTTAGCTCTCTGAACAGCTGTACGCAAACGAATATTCGTATCCATGCTTCCGCCGCCATCTTTTGCAGCTGTGATAATTTCACGAATAATTTTTGTAAACGCAGCACCTCTTTTTGCATCCGTTGCTGCCTTCTTATGCTTAATACTTGCCCATTTTGAATGTCCTGACATCTTATCCTCCCTTTTTTGTAATCGTTTTAAATAAGTAAACCTAAATTAAAAGAGCAGCCAATAAGCCGAGTTTTGTTTTCCTCGATTATTTTATTGGCGAGGTGATGATCATTCGACTAACTCTAGAGATTACTCATCTAGACTCTTGCGGCCTACCCGAGAATGATGATGAAGCGGATCACTTCATTCTTAAAAATCAAGATCTTCTCCTATTTGGCCTTGCTCCATGTAGAGATTGCGGCGTTTCACTCCCCGGAAAGGGCATCGTCACTGTAGCTCTAATCCTCCTCGAATAAACGAGTGTCCTGCGTTAACAGAATACATTATCCTCTGGAGCTCGGACTTTCCTCCCTGAAGCCGATGACTTCGGGGCGATCACTTAGGCTGCTCTTATTTCTTCAAAGAACTTGTTGCAAGCTTATCTGCTTGCTTGTTTTTCTCACGTACAACATGCTTGACGGTCACACTTTTAAATCCCTCTAACAAATGCATTGCCCGATCATATAAAAATCTTAAATTTTCATTCTTTACTTTATATTGCCCAGAAATCTGACGACAAACAAGCTCACTATCCATAAAAACTTCTAGCTGCTCTGCCTTTAATTTCAATGCTTCTTGCAATCCAAAAATAAGAGCCGAATACTCTGCAATATTATTTGTTGCATCACCAATCGGCTTAGAAATTTCTTTTACAATTTCATTGTCCTGAAGAATCACAACACCAATGCCCGCTGGACCAGGATTTCCCTGACAAGCACCATCAGTAAACATTGTTAGCTTTTTGATCAAAGCTCTTCCTCAATATAGAGAATTCTTGCACAAACTTCACAATAAATTAATTGGTCATGCTTTTTAATTTCATTAACCTTCTGAGCCGGAACATTCATATAGCAACCTGAGCAAGATCCGTTCAAAACCGGAACCATCGCAAGCCCTTCTTTGCCAGCCAAAATACGTTCATATCGCGCTAACGATTCTGGATTAATATCCGCCGTTATTTGCCTGCGCTTATGATCCAATATCTTTATTTTCTCCTCAAGCTCTACAACCATCTGTTCAACTGTTTTTTTCTGAGCCAAATAATTTTTTTCTTCTTGAACCAAAACTTCTTTTTCTTTCTGAATCTTGCTATTAATCGCATCGACTTCATCAAAAAGAATTAATATTTTTTCTTCAATAATTGATTTATCTGCTTTTTGCCCTTCCATCTCTGTCAACTTAGCCTTATATTCTTTATTCGTTTTTAGCTGAGACAATTGTCCATTTGACTTCGCAATAATCTCTTCTTTGGCCTGAAGGTCAACTTCTTTTTCTTTTCGTTCCATCTGCTTTGCTTTAAGCTGATCTTCTAAAACATGGAGCTTATTCTTTTTTCTCTCAAACTCTTCTTTGACTAAGGCAATTTCTTCAGGTTTTTCTTTTAAGTCTGTTTTGTGCTCATAAATTTCCTTATCAATCTTTTGAAGATCAACAAGTTTCTTTATTTGATCTTTTACAGATACTTCTGACATAGATAACTCCTGTTTCTTATTTATTTGGTCACAGAAGAACTCGAACCTTATCCTTCTACCATGTAAAAAAACAACAACTCTAGCTAGCCTAAGCTATGCGCCCTTAATTAATCTGGGCCCACCAGGACTTGAACCTGGGACCAATTGATTATGAGTCAACTGCTCTAACCAGACTGAG is a genomic window containing:
- a CDS encoding OB-fold domain-containing protein, which gives rise to MIFRIKGKIFEKQENAIILEVQDIYYEVIVPDSVLQRIDSQVDEQGYVSLITYHYIRNDPSRGIPVLVGFLNEIEKDFFQQFIKVSGIGPRAAVRALNKPISDIVSAIDNSDLSFLKTLPGIGMQRAKEIVAKLQGKVGRFGLIQDKALSSATVKKEASDFHEEVLSVLLQLQYKKQEALDMIQKALDRSENINNAEELLNEIYRQRVKNNG
- a CDS encoding ribonuclease HI family protein, whose translation is MIKKLTMFTDGACQGNPGPAGIGVVILQDNEIVKEISKPIGDATNNIAEYSALIFGLQEALKLKAEQLEVFMDSELVCRQISGQYKVKNENLRFLYDRAMHLLEGFKSVTVKHVVREKNKQADKLATSSLKK
- a CDS encoding YebC/PmpR family DNA-binding transcriptional regulator, which encodes MSGHSKWASIKHKKAATDAKRGAAFTKIIREIITAAKDGGGSMDTNIRLRTAVQRAKGINMPSNNIDNAIKKGTGELPGITYESGVFEGYAPGGVALLIETITDNKNRTVAEIRNILSKKNGSLAGAGSTAWMFTKKGLIIISNDKAQEDELMDIVLEAGAEDMSLEGDNFEVITDPSSFEDVKNALQEKGIETVSGEVTMIPNSTVKVEGNEAKQVLSLMEALEDQEDVQAVYANFDISDEEMEKISE
- the ruvC gene encoding crossover junction endodeoxyribonuclease RuvC translates to MRILGVDPGSRVTGYGIIDSDGLKINLLEAGEIKPKATETLSNRICKIYENLSDIVTTYKPDVLILEKLYTHHQRLTTASVLGHVRGVICLLCAQKKIVLKESSVKRIRKALTGNGSATKRQTQSMVASFLNVDEARLTPDASDALALALGYITLNRIKI
- a CDS encoding C4-type zinc ribbon domain-containing protein; amino-acid sequence: MSEVSVKDQIKKLVDLQKIDKEIYEHKTDLKEKPEEIALVKEEFERKKNKLHVLEDQLKAKQMERKEKEVDLQAKEEIIAKSNGQLSQLKTNKEYKAKLTEMEGQKADKSIIEEKILILFDEVDAINSKIQKEKEVLVQEEKNYLAQKKTVEQMVVELEEKIKILDHKRRQITADINPESLARYERILAGKEGLAMVPVLNGSCSGCYMNVPAQKVNEIKKHDQLIYCEVCARILYIEEEL